One segment of Phaeacidiphilus oryzae TH49 DNA contains the following:
- a CDS encoding thiolase family protein, with translation MRDAVIVDAVRTPVGRGKPGGALSGVHPVDLSAHILKALAERNGLDPGTVDDVVWGCVSQVGEQAGCVGRYAVLAAGWPEHVPGLTIDRQCGSSQQAVHQVAAGVIAGQYDIAVAGGVEMMSRVPMGSTRGDSSQGKPFGPLVGERYDHFRFNQGIGAEMIAEEFGFTRADLDQHALDSHARAARAVAEGRFKSQIAPVTVPTEDGGSRVVDTDEGIRPGGSLEKLAALKTPFKEDGVISAGNSSQISDGAAALLITTGEVARANGWTPIARFHTGTVVGADPITMLKGPIPATRKLLQRSGLGIGDFGAYEVNEAFAPVSLGWQRELGADYEKLNPNGGAMALGHPLGASGARLMTTLIHHMKANDIQFGLQSMCEGGGMANATVLELL, from the coding sequence ATGCGTGACGCGGTGATCGTGGACGCCGTCCGCACCCCGGTCGGCCGAGGCAAGCCGGGCGGCGCGCTGTCCGGGGTGCACCCGGTGGACCTGTCCGCGCACATCCTCAAGGCCCTGGCCGAGCGGAACGGGCTGGACCCGGGCACGGTGGACGACGTGGTCTGGGGCTGCGTCTCCCAGGTCGGCGAGCAGGCCGGCTGCGTCGGCCGGTACGCGGTGCTGGCGGCCGGCTGGCCGGAGCACGTCCCGGGGCTGACCATCGACCGGCAGTGCGGCTCCTCCCAGCAGGCCGTCCACCAGGTCGCGGCCGGGGTGATCGCCGGCCAGTACGACATCGCGGTGGCCGGCGGAGTGGAGATGATGTCCCGGGTGCCGATGGGCTCCACCCGCGGTGACAGCTCGCAGGGCAAGCCGTTCGGCCCGCTGGTGGGGGAGCGGTACGACCACTTCCGCTTCAACCAGGGGATCGGCGCCGAGATGATCGCCGAGGAGTTCGGCTTCACCCGGGCCGACCTCGACCAGCACGCGCTGGACTCGCACGCGCGGGCGGCGCGGGCGGTGGCGGAGGGCCGGTTCAAGTCGCAGATCGCGCCGGTCACCGTGCCGACCGAGGACGGCGGGAGCCGGGTCGTCGACACCGACGAGGGCATTCGGCCGGGCGGCAGCCTGGAGAAGCTGGCCGCGCTGAAGACGCCGTTCAAGGAGGACGGCGTGATCTCGGCCGGCAACTCCTCGCAGATCTCGGACGGTGCGGCGGCGCTGCTGATCACCACCGGCGAGGTGGCGCGGGCCAACGGCTGGACGCCGATCGCCCGCTTCCACACCGGGACGGTGGTCGGGGCCGACCCGATCACCATGCTGAAGGGCCCGATCCCGGCCACCCGCAAGCTGCTCCAGCGTTCCGGCCTGGGCATCGGCGACTTCGGCGCCTACGAGGTCAACGAGGCCTTCGCGCCGGTGTCGCTGGGCTGGCAGCGCGAACTCGGCGCGGACTACGAGAAGCTCAACCCCAACGGCGGCGCGATGGCGCTGGGCCACCCGCTGGGCGCGTCCGGTGCGCGGCTGATGACCACCCTCATCCACCACATGAAGGCCAACGACATCCAGTTCGGCCTGCAGTCCATGTGCGAGGGCGGCGGCATGGCCAACGCCACGGTGCTGGAACTGTTGTAG
- a CDS encoding crotonase/enoyl-CoA hydratase family protein, whose product MTDAVLTEYADGVAVVTLNRPRARNAANLEMSEGVAAAMEELDKRDDLVVGVLTGAEGTFCSGMDLKAFLAGERPVVSGRGFLGLVQAPPKKPLIAAVEGYALAGGCEAVLACDLVVAAENAKFGIPEVKRGLLAAGGGLLRLQRRLPYQVALELALTGEFLEAPRAHHYGLVNRLTEPGGALAEAKRLAAAIAANGPLAVRASKELMSRSQYWTEEEAWERQKPLAVAINQESEDAREGARAFAEKRAPRWQGR is encoded by the coding sequence GTGACCGACGCAGTTCTGACCGAGTACGCCGACGGCGTCGCCGTCGTCACCCTCAACCGGCCGCGGGCCCGCAACGCGGCCAACCTGGAGATGTCCGAGGGCGTGGCCGCCGCGATGGAGGAGCTGGACAAGCGCGACGACCTGGTCGTGGGCGTTCTCACCGGGGCCGAGGGGACGTTCTGCTCCGGGATGGACCTCAAGGCCTTTCTGGCCGGGGAGCGCCCGGTGGTCTCCGGGCGGGGCTTCCTCGGCCTGGTCCAGGCCCCGCCGAAGAAGCCGCTGATCGCGGCCGTCGAGGGGTACGCCCTGGCCGGCGGCTGCGAGGCGGTGCTCGCCTGCGACCTGGTGGTGGCCGCCGAGAACGCGAAGTTCGGCATCCCCGAGGTGAAGCGCGGGCTGCTCGCCGCCGGCGGCGGGCTGCTCCGGCTGCAGCGGCGGCTGCCGTACCAGGTGGCCCTCGAACTGGCCCTGACCGGCGAGTTCCTGGAGGCCCCGCGGGCCCACCACTACGGTCTGGTCAACCGGCTCACCGAGCCGGGCGGGGCGCTCGCCGAGGCCAAGCGGCTGGCGGCGGCGATCGCCGCCAACGGCCCGCTGGCCGTCCGGGCCTCCAAGGAGCTGATGTCCCGGTCGCAGTACTGGACCGAGGAGGAGGCCTGGGAGCGGCAGAAGCCGCTGGCCGTCGCCATCAACCAGGAGAGCGAGGACGCCAGGGAGGGCGCCCGCGCCTTCGCCGAGAAGCGCGCCCCGCGCTGGCAGGGGCGATGA
- a CDS encoding 3-hydroxyacyl-CoA dehydrogenase — MRIEGASALITGGASGLGLATARRLLAGGAARVVLLDLPSSEGAQVAKELGERAVFAPGDVTSEEDVQRAVDLAAEGAPLRITVNCAGIGSGPARTVGRQGPYPLDRFAKVVTVNLIGTFNVIRLAAARMVENEPVDGDRGVVVNTASVAAFDGQIGQCAYSASKGGIVGMTLPIARDLAGRAVRVVTIAPGTFDTPLLGKAPEEVRASLGRQVPHPSRLGDPAEFAALAAHIVENGMLNGEVIRLDGAIRMAPK, encoded by the coding sequence ATGCGTATCGAAGGCGCCTCCGCGCTGATCACCGGCGGGGCCTCCGGGCTCGGCCTGGCCACCGCCAGGAGGCTGCTGGCCGGTGGCGCGGCCCGGGTCGTGCTGCTCGACCTGCCCTCCTCGGAGGGCGCCCAGGTGGCGAAGGAACTGGGCGAGCGCGCGGTCTTCGCGCCCGGCGACGTCACCAGCGAGGAGGACGTCCAGCGCGCGGTCGACCTGGCGGCCGAGGGCGCCCCGCTGCGGATCACCGTCAACTGCGCCGGCATCGGCAGCGGACCGGCCCGTACGGTCGGCAGGCAGGGGCCGTACCCGCTGGACCGGTTCGCCAAGGTGGTCACGGTCAACCTGATCGGCACCTTCAACGTGATCCGGCTGGCGGCCGCGCGGATGGTGGAGAACGAGCCGGTGGACGGGGACCGCGGGGTCGTGGTCAACACCGCCTCGGTGGCCGCCTTCGACGGCCAGATCGGCCAGTGCGCGTACTCCGCCTCCAAGGGCGGCATCGTCGGGATGACCCTGCCGATCGCCCGCGATCTGGCCGGCCGGGCGGTCCGGGTGGTCACCATCGCCCCCGGCACCTTCGACACCCCGCTGCTCGGCAAGGCCCCCGAGGAGGTCCGGGCCTCGCTCGGCAGGCAGGTCCCGCATCCGAGCCGGCTGGGCGACCCCGCCGAGTTCGCCGCGCTGGCCGCGCACATCGTCGAGAACGGGATGCTCAACGGAGAGGTGATCCGCCTCGACGGCGCCATCCGGATGGCCCCGAAGTAG
- a CDS encoding DUF4365 domain-containing protein: protein MALTQPEPVPSGRPVRGELAVTTCMETYQVGYLHAVAAAAGCTLAQPFPDNGVDWHISHASRLHSADDEATIKVQLKCTYQTPPEPPGPSFPFTIDNDQLRKLAHPRVAVHKILVVMLVPRDTGSWVEIHGDRIVLRHSCYWVNLAGVPVTGKRRTNVRIPTDQVFDDRALCAMMARVGAGGRP, encoded by the coding sequence ATGGCGCTCACACAGCCCGAGCCAGTCCCCTCGGGACGGCCGGTCAGGGGCGAGCTCGCGGTCACCACCTGCATGGAGACCTACCAGGTGGGATACCTCCATGCGGTCGCGGCCGCCGCCGGCTGCACCCTCGCCCAGCCCTTCCCGGACAACGGCGTCGACTGGCACATCAGCCACGCCTCTCGGCTGCACAGCGCGGACGACGAGGCCACGATCAAGGTCCAGCTCAAGTGCACCTACCAGACCCCGCCCGAACCGCCGGGACCGTCCTTCCCGTTCACGATCGACAACGATCAGCTGCGCAAGCTGGCCCATCCGCGGGTCGCCGTCCACAAGATCCTGGTGGTGATGCTGGTGCCGCGGGACACCGGGTCGTGGGTGGAGATCCACGGGGACCGGATCGTGCTGCGGCACTCCTGCTACTGGGTCAACCTGGCCGGCGTGCCGGTGACCGGAAAGCGCAGGACGAATGTCCGAATACCTACGGACCAGGTCTTCGACGACCGCGCGCTCTGCGCGATGATGGCGCGAGTGGGGGCCGGGGGCCGACCGTGA
- a CDS encoding HIT family protein: MLISMTNEESVLQEGAGEPDGFGRLWTPHRMAYIKGENKPTGPAAGDGCPFCTIPSMSDEDGLIVRRGEHAFVVLNLYPYNSGHVMAVPYRHVADYTELTAVETAEVAELTKQAMTALRAASGAHGFNIGMNQGAVAGAGIAAHLHQHVVPRWGGDTNFMPVVGRTKVLPQLLADTRKTLAEAWPED, encoded by the coding sequence ATGCTGATCAGCATGACCAACGAGGAGTCGGTGCTGCAGGAAGGCGCGGGAGAGCCGGACGGTTTCGGGCGTCTGTGGACCCCTCACCGCATGGCCTACATCAAGGGCGAGAACAAGCCCACCGGGCCGGCGGCCGGGGACGGCTGCCCGTTCTGCACCATCCCCTCGATGAGCGACGAGGACGGCCTGATCGTCCGCCGCGGCGAGCACGCCTTCGTGGTCCTCAACCTGTACCCGTACAACAGCGGCCATGTGATGGCGGTGCCCTACCGGCACGTCGCCGACTACACCGAGCTGACCGCGGTGGAGACCGCGGAGGTCGCCGAGCTGACCAAGCAGGCGATGACCGCGCTGCGGGCCGCCTCCGGGGCGCACGGCTTCAATATCGGGATGAACCAGGGAGCGGTGGCCGGTGCCGGCATCGCCGCCCACCTCCACCAGCACGTGGTGCCGCGGTGGGGCGGGGACACCAACTTCATGCCGGTGGTGGGCCGCACCAAGGTGCTGCCGCAGCTCCTCGCGGACACCCGGAAGACGCTGGCCGAGGCCTGGCCCGAGGACTAG
- the thrS gene encoding threonine--tRNA ligase yields MADVRVIISREPDREERVVTTGTTAADLFPEKSVVAARVGGELKDLAYQPKDGDVVEPVEITSQDGLNILRHSTAHVMAQAVQEIFPEAKLGIGPPIKDGFYYDFDVAEPFTPEDLKAVEKKMTEIVKRGQRFSRRVVTDEEARAELAAEPYKLELIGLKGSAANADDGADVEVGSGELTIYDNLDPKTGELCWKDLCRGPHLPSTRIPAFRLMRSAAAYWRGSEKNPQLQRIYGTAWPTKDELKGYLDFLAEAEKRDHRKLGAELDLFSFPEELGPGLAVFHPKGGIIRKEMEQYSRKRHEEGGYEFVNTPHITKEHLFEISGHLPHYAEGNYPPIEVDGQNYRLKAMNCPMHNLIFKARGRSYRELPLRLFEFGTVYRYEKSGVVHGLTRSRGFTQDDSHIYCTKEQMPDELDALLTFVLDLLRDYGLNDFELELSTRDPESDKFIGSDEAWEEATEALRQAAEKQGLPLVPDPGGAAFYGPKISVQARDAIGRSWQMSTIQVDFNQPARFGLEYTAADGSRQQPVMIHRALFGSIERFFGVLIEHYAGAMPPWLAPVQAVGIPIGDAHVPYLEEFAAKARERGLRVEVDASSDRMQKKIRTQQKQKVPFMVIVGDEDMSAGTVSFRYRDGSQKNGVAQEDALAEIADAVARRAQV; encoded by the coding sequence GTGGCGGACGTCCGTGTGATCATCAGTCGCGAACCCGATCGGGAAGAGCGCGTGGTGACCACGGGCACTACGGCCGCCGACCTCTTCCCGGAGAAGTCGGTCGTCGCCGCCCGCGTCGGCGGCGAGCTGAAGGACCTCGCGTACCAGCCGAAGGACGGCGACGTCGTCGAGCCGGTGGAGATCACCAGCCAGGACGGCCTCAACATCCTGCGGCACTCCACCGCCCATGTGATGGCCCAGGCCGTCCAGGAGATCTTCCCGGAGGCCAAGCTCGGCATCGGCCCGCCGATCAAGGACGGCTTCTACTACGACTTCGACGTCGCCGAGCCCTTCACCCCGGAGGACCTCAAGGCCGTCGAGAAGAAGATGACCGAGATCGTCAAGCGCGGCCAGCGGTTCTCCCGCCGGGTCGTCACCGACGAGGAGGCCCGCGCCGAGCTCGCCGCCGAGCCGTACAAGCTGGAGCTGATCGGGCTCAAGGGCTCGGCCGCCAACGCGGACGACGGCGCGGACGTCGAGGTCGGCTCCGGCGAGCTGACCATCTACGACAACCTGGACCCGAAGACCGGCGAGCTGTGCTGGAAGGACCTCTGCCGGGGTCCGCACCTGCCTTCCACCCGGATCCCGGCCTTCCGGCTGATGCGCTCGGCTGCCGCGTACTGGCGGGGCAGCGAGAAGAACCCGCAGCTGCAGCGGATCTACGGCACCGCCTGGCCGACCAAGGACGAGCTCAAGGGGTACCTGGACTTCCTCGCCGAGGCGGAGAAGCGCGACCACCGCAAGCTCGGCGCGGAGCTTGACCTGTTCTCCTTCCCGGAGGAGCTCGGCCCCGGCCTGGCGGTCTTCCACCCCAAGGGCGGGATCATCCGCAAGGAGATGGAGCAGTACTCCCGCAAGCGGCACGAAGAGGGCGGGTACGAGTTCGTCAACACCCCGCACATCACCAAGGAGCACCTCTTCGAGATCTCCGGGCACCTCCCGCACTACGCGGAGGGGAACTATCCGCCGATCGAGGTCGACGGGCAGAACTACCGCCTGAAGGCGATGAACTGCCCGATGCACAACCTGATCTTCAAGGCCCGGGGCCGTTCGTACCGTGAACTGCCGCTGCGGCTCTTCGAGTTCGGCACGGTGTACCGGTACGAGAAGTCCGGGGTGGTGCACGGCCTGACCCGCTCCCGCGGGTTCACCCAGGACGACTCGCACATCTACTGCACCAAGGAGCAGATGCCGGACGAGCTGGACGCGCTGCTGACCTTCGTGCTGGACCTGCTGCGGGACTACGGCCTGAACGACTTCGAGCTGGAGCTGTCCACCCGGGACCCGGAGTCGGACAAGTTCATCGGCTCGGACGAGGCCTGGGAGGAGGCCACCGAGGCGCTCCGCCAGGCGGCCGAGAAGCAGGGCCTGCCGCTGGTGCCGGACCCGGGCGGGGCGGCCTTCTACGGCCCGAAGATCTCCGTCCAGGCGAGGGACGCGATCGGCCGGTCCTGGCAGATGTCGACCATCCAGGTGGACTTCAACCAGCCGGCCCGGTTCGGCCTGGAGTACACCGCGGCGGACGGCTCGCGGCAGCAGCCGGTGATGATCCACCGGGCGCTCTTCGGCTCGATCGAGCGCTTCTTCGGCGTGCTGATCGAGCACTACGCGGGCGCGATGCCGCCGTGGCTGGCCCCGGTGCAGGCGGTCGGCATCCCGATCGGCGACGCCCACGTCCCGTACCTGGAGGAGTTCGCGGCGAAGGCGCGCGAGCGCGGGCTGCGGGTCGAGGTGGACGCGTCCTCGGACCGGATGCAGAAGAAGATCCGCACCCAGCAGAAGCAGAAGGTGCCGTTCATGGTCATCGTCGGTGACGAGGACATGAGCGCCGGCACCGTCTCCTTCCGCTACCGCGACGGCTCGCAGAAGAACGGTGTCGCGCAGGAGGACGCGCTGGCCGAGATCGCCGACGCGGTCGCCCGGCGTGCGCAGGTCTGA
- a CDS encoding TetR/AcrR family transcriptional regulator — protein sequence MRPTGHQALLDAARTEFAERGFTGTSVRDIARRAGMSLSAMYHYYSGKDELLAALVEESSDAFFAACRSALAEAGEEPGERLSAMVAATVRYRAERRVESQLLIAEWRHLSEERREAARKRQHDGTALFQEIIEDGVAQGVFRTPYPDDARRSVIAMCNAIAQWYRVEGELSVDELASRYVELALVLVEWRPVRR from the coding sequence ATGCGACCCACCGGCCACCAGGCCCTGCTCGACGCCGCCCGCACCGAGTTCGCCGAGCGCGGCTTCACCGGCACGTCCGTGCGGGACATCGCGCGTCGGGCGGGGATGAGCCTGTCCGCGATGTACCACTACTACTCCGGCAAGGACGAGCTGCTGGCCGCCCTGGTCGAGGAGAGCTCGGACGCCTTCTTCGCGGCCTGCCGCAGCGCCCTGGCCGAGGCCGGGGAGGAGCCGGGGGAGCGGCTGTCCGCCATGGTCGCGGCCACCGTCCGGTACCGGGCCGAGCGCCGGGTGGAGAGCCAGCTGCTGATCGCGGAGTGGCGGCACCTCTCCGAGGAGCGCCGGGAGGCGGCCCGCAAGCGGCAGCACGACGGCACCGCGCTCTTCCAGGAGATCATCGAGGACGGGGTGGCGCAGGGCGTCTTCCGTACGCCGTATCCGGACGACGCGCGCCGGAGTGTGATCGCGATGTGCAATGCCATCGCCCAGTGGTACCGCGTGGAGGGAGAGCTCTCCGTGGACGAACTGGCCTCCCGGTACGTGGAGTTGGCGCTGGTGCTGGTGGAGTGGCGGCCGGTCCGGCGGTAG
- the pgsA gene encoding phosphatidylinositol phosphate synthase, whose amino-acid sequence MLNKYARAFFTKVLNPFAAFLLRLGVSPDAVTLVGTAGVVVGALCFYPRGSFFWGTIIITLFIFSDLVDGNMARQSGRTSKFGAFLDSTLDRVGDAVIFGGIAMWYAGKGNDDLYAALAIFCLASGQVVSYTKARAESVGLKCDVNGVVERAERLVIGLFAIGFTGLHRDFGVPVLGWALPIGLWLISVGSLVTVLQRMLTVRREAAEADAAERAAVAAGSAPGTPPASGSAAGQDAAAQQPNADQPDHQKGARA is encoded by the coding sequence ATGCTCAACAAATACGCGCGTGCTTTCTTCACCAAGGTGCTCAACCCGTTCGCGGCGTTCCTGCTGCGGCTCGGCGTCAGCCCGGACGCAGTCACCCTGGTCGGCACGGCGGGCGTGGTGGTGGGGGCGCTGTGCTTCTATCCCCGGGGCTCGTTCTTCTGGGGAACGATCATCATCACCCTGTTCATCTTCTCCGACCTGGTCGACGGGAACATGGCCCGGCAGTCCGGGCGCACCAGCAAGTTCGGGGCCTTTCTGGACTCCACGCTGGACCGGGTCGGGGACGCGGTGATCTTCGGCGGGATCGCCATGTGGTACGCGGGCAAGGGGAACGACGACCTCTACGCCGCGCTGGCGATCTTCTGCCTGGCCAGCGGCCAGGTCGTCTCCTACACCAAGGCCCGGGCCGAGAGCGTCGGCCTGAAGTGCGACGTCAACGGGGTGGTGGAGCGCGCCGAGCGGCTGGTGATCGGCCTCTTCGCGATCGGATTCACCGGTCTCCACCGCGACTTCGGCGTCCCGGTCCTCGGCTGGGCCCTCCCGATCGGCCTCTGGCTGATCTCCGTCGGCAGCCTCGTCACCGTCCTCCAGCGGATGCTCACCGTCCGTCGCGAGGCGGCTGAGGCGGACGCGGCGGAGCGCGCGGCGGTGGCGGCCGGCTCCGCTCCCGGCACCCCGCCCGCGAGCGGCTCCGCCGCCGGCCAGGACGCCGCCGCCCAGCAGCCGAACGCCGACCAGCCCGATCACCAGAAGGGGGCCAGGGCATGA
- a CDS encoding elongation factor G-like protein EF-G2, with protein MADRGTAPARAAGGAPAADRPSRIRNVALVGHSGAGKTTLVESLALATGALTRAGRVQDGTTVSDHDEIEHRQQRSVQLSLVPVEHAGIKVNLLDTPGYGDFTGELRAGLRAADAALFVLSATDSAAGIDGPTRLLWEECAAVGMPRAVVVTKLDGPQADFEAMVEHIREALGGDDPESVLPLYLPLRSPGAPPHGLVGLLGGRAYDYSGGTRTESDPDPGLDGRIEEARNRLIEGIIAESEDESLMDRYLAGEDLDTKTLIDDLEQAVARGSFHPVLFALPPAEGARQGLGTAELLEVVTSAFPSPAEHPMPELSSCDGRSRPTAEVVCDPGGPLVAEVVKTSGDPYVGRLSLVRVFSGTLRQDAQVHVSGHGLADRGHEDHDVDERIGALSSPFGKTLRSVESGVAGDIVCVAKLARAETGDTLSDPDRPLLMAAWEMPEPLLPIAVEAHSKADEDKLSQGLGRLVAEDPTLRLEQNQETRQLVLWCLGEAHADVLLERLRTRYGVQVDPVPYRVPLRETFAGAAAARGRHVKQSGGHGQYAICDIEVEPLPGGGGFEFVDRVVGGAVPRQFIPSVEKGVRAQLEKGVRAGYPVVDVRVTLVDGKAHSVDSSDAAFQTAGALALREAAAKAEISLLEPVAEVRVLMPDDYVGAVMSDLSSRRGRVLGTEPVGDGLRGGGGGRTLVRAEVPEVEIVRYAVDLRSLTHGTGRFSRAYARHEPMPPAVAARLTAEDAQEK; from the coding sequence ATGGCCGACAGAGGAACCGCCCCCGCGCGAGCCGCCGGAGGCGCACCGGCGGCCGACCGGCCGTCCCGGATCCGGAACGTCGCGCTGGTCGGCCACAGCGGAGCCGGAAAGACCACCCTGGTGGAATCGCTCGCCCTGGCCACCGGTGCCCTCACCAGGGCCGGCCGGGTGCAGGACGGCACGACGGTCTCCGACCACGACGAGATCGAGCACCGGCAGCAGCGCTCGGTGCAGCTCTCCCTGGTCCCGGTCGAGCACGCCGGGATCAAGGTCAACCTCCTGGACACCCCCGGCTACGGGGATTTCACCGGAGAGCTCCGGGCCGGGCTGCGGGCCGCCGACGCCGCCCTCTTCGTCCTCTCCGCCACCGACTCCGCCGCCGGCATCGACGGGCCGACCCGGCTGCTGTGGGAGGAATGCGCGGCGGTCGGGATGCCCAGGGCCGTGGTGGTGACCAAACTGGACGGCCCGCAGGCCGACTTCGAGGCCATGGTCGAGCACATCCGGGAGGCGCTCGGCGGCGACGACCCGGAATCGGTGCTCCCGCTCTACCTCCCGCTCCGCTCCCCCGGCGCGCCCCCGCACGGCCTGGTCGGCCTGCTCGGCGGGCGGGCGTACGACTACAGCGGCGGCACCCGCACCGAGTCGGACCCCGACCCGGGTCTGGACGGCCGGATCGAGGAGGCCCGCAACCGGCTGATCGAGGGGATCATCGCGGAGAGCGAGGACGAGTCCCTGATGGACCGCTACCTCGCCGGCGAGGACCTGGACACCAAGACCCTGATCGACGACCTGGAGCAGGCGGTCGCCCGCGGGTCCTTCCACCCGGTGCTGTTCGCCCTGCCACCCGCCGAGGGCGCCAGGCAGGGGCTCGGCACCGCGGAGCTGCTCGAGGTCGTCACCTCGGCCTTCCCCTCCCCCGCCGAGCACCCGATGCCCGAACTCTCCAGCTGCGACGGCAGGTCGAGGCCCACCGCCGAGGTGGTCTGCGACCCGGGCGGGCCGCTGGTCGCCGAGGTGGTGAAGACCAGCGGCGACCCGTACGTGGGCCGCCTCAGCCTGGTCCGGGTGTTCTCCGGGACGCTCCGCCAGGACGCCCAGGTGCACGTCTCGGGGCACGGCCTGGCCGACCGCGGGCACGAGGACCACGACGTGGACGAGCGGATCGGCGCCCTCTCCTCCCCGTTCGGCAAGACGCTGCGGTCCGTCGAGTCCGGGGTGGCCGGGGACATCGTCTGCGTGGCCAAGCTGGCCCGGGCCGAGACCGGGGACACCCTCTCCGACCCGGACCGGCCGCTGCTGATGGCCGCCTGGGAGATGCCCGAGCCGCTGCTGCCGATCGCCGTCGAGGCGCACTCCAAGGCCGACGAGGACAAGCTCTCCCAGGGGCTGGGCCGGCTGGTCGCCGAGGACCCGACGCTGCGCCTGGAGCAGAACCAGGAGACCCGCCAGCTGGTCCTCTGGTGCCTGGGCGAGGCGCACGCCGACGTGCTGCTGGAGCGGCTGCGCACCCGCTACGGGGTGCAGGTGGACCCGGTGCCGTACCGGGTGCCGCTGCGGGAGACCTTCGCCGGGGCGGCGGCCGCCCGGGGCCGGCACGTCAAGCAGTCCGGCGGGCACGGCCAGTACGCCATCTGCGACATCGAGGTGGAGCCGCTGCCGGGCGGCGGCGGCTTCGAGTTCGTCGACCGGGTGGTCGGCGGAGCGGTGCCGCGGCAGTTCATCCCCTCGGTGGAGAAGGGCGTACGGGCCCAGCTGGAGAAGGGCGTCCGGGCCGGCTACCCGGTGGTCGACGTCCGGGTGACCCTGGTCGACGGCAAGGCGCACTCGGTGGACTCCTCGGACGCCGCCTTCCAGACCGCGGGCGCGCTCGCCCTGCGGGAGGCCGCGGCCAAGGCCGAGATCAGCCTGCTGGAGCCGGTCGCCGAGGTCCGGGTGCTGATGCCGGACGACTACGTGGGTGCGGTGATGAGCGACCTGTCCTCGCGCCGCGGCCGGGTGCTCGGCACCGAGCCGGTCGGCGACGGACTGCGCGGCGGCGGCGGCGGCCGCACCCTGGTCCGCGCCGAGGTGCCGGAGGTGGAGATCGTCCGGTACGCGGTCGACCTGCGCTCGTTGACCCACGGGACCGGCCGGTTCTCCCGCGCCTACGCCCGGCACGAGCCGATGCCGCCCGCCGTGGCGGCCCGGCTCACCGCCGAGGACGCGCAGGAGAAGTGA
- a CDS encoding acyl-CoA dehydrogenase family protein — translation MRRAIFTEEHEAYRAMLREFIAKEVVPVYPEWEQLGHPPKEFYRRLGELGVLGLQIPEEYGGGGEPSFSYAAVTIEETSRAAVTFGTWSVHSTVNLPYILRFADAGQKARWLPGMASGELMTCIAMTEPGTGSDLANIQTRAERSADGSYYTLNGAKTFITGGVLADLALVVCRTSPATPEDRRAGLSLLVVDTRSEGYAVGRKLEKIGLFANDTAELSFTDVRVPAENLLGEEGRGFSYLTHNLPQERLSIALGGAAAAESAVRFATDYVNQRLVFGRPVAGFQNTKFVLAECDTEATAARLMADRALELHDQGELGVADAARAKLFCTETAGRVIDRCLQLHGGYGYMREYPIARLYADTRVSRIFGGTNEVMKTIIAKSLGLAGR, via the coding sequence GTGCGCCGAGCGATATTCACCGAGGAACACGAGGCCTACCGGGCCATGCTGCGCGAGTTCATCGCGAAGGAGGTCGTACCGGTCTACCCCGAGTGGGAGCAGCTGGGACATCCGCCGAAGGAGTTCTACCGGCGCCTGGGCGAGCTCGGCGTGCTGGGACTCCAGATCCCCGAGGAGTACGGCGGGGGCGGCGAGCCCTCGTTCAGCTACGCGGCCGTCACCATCGAGGAGACCAGCCGGGCGGCCGTCACCTTCGGTACCTGGTCGGTGCACTCCACCGTCAACCTGCCGTACATCCTGAGGTTCGCCGACGCCGGGCAGAAGGCCCGCTGGCTGCCAGGGATGGCCTCCGGCGAGCTGATGACCTGCATCGCGATGACCGAGCCCGGTACCGGCTCCGACCTCGCCAACATCCAGACCCGGGCGGAGCGCTCGGCGGACGGCTCCTACTACACCCTCAACGGGGCGAAGACCTTCATCACCGGCGGCGTGCTGGCCGATCTGGCGCTGGTGGTCTGCCGGACCTCGCCGGCCACCCCCGAGGACCGGCGGGCCGGGCTCTCCCTCCTGGTCGTGGACACCAGGAGCGAGGGCTACGCGGTCGGCCGCAAGCTGGAGAAGATCGGGCTGTTCGCCAACGACACCGCCGAGCTCTCCTTCACCGACGTCCGGGTGCCGGCCGAGAACCTCCTCGGCGAGGAGGGCAGGGGCTTCTCCTACCTCACCCACAACCTCCCGCAGGAGCGGCTGTCCATCGCGCTGGGCGGCGCCGCCGCGGCCGAGTCCGCCGTCCGCTTCGCCACCGACTACGTCAACCAGCGGCTGGTCTTCGGCAGACCGGTGGCCGGTTTCCAGAACACCAAGTTCGTGCTGGCCGAGTGCGACACCGAGGCGACCGCCGCCCGGCTGATGGCGGACCGGGCGCTGGAACTCCACGACCAGGGCGAGCTGGGGGTCGCGGACGCCGCCCGGGCGAAGCTGTTCTGCACGGAGACCGCGGGCCGGGTCATCGACAGGTGCCTCCAGCTGCACGGCGGCTACGGCTACATGCGCGAGTACCCGATCGCCCGCCTCTACGCCGACACCCGGGTCTCCCGGATCTTCGGCGGCACCAACGAGGTGATGAAGACCATCATCGCCAAGTCCCTCGGCCTCGCCGGCCGCTGA